The segment CACACTCATCATGGTATCAgtaaagttaagtcgctcagtcgtgtctgactctttgcgaccccatgaatcacagcacgccaggtctccctgtccatcaccaactcctggaattcacgcaaactcacatccatcgagttggtgattccatccagccatctcatcctcagtcatccccttctcctcctgcccccaatctctcccaacatcagagtcttttccaatgagacaactcttcgcatgaggtggccaaagtattggagtttcagctttagcatcattccttccaatgaacacccaggactgatctcctttagaatggactggttagatctccttgcagtccaagggactctctcaagagtcttctccaacaccacagttcaaaagcatcaattcttcggtgctcagctttcatcacagtccaactctcacatccatacatgactactggagaaacaatagccttcactagacggacctttgttggcaaagtaatgtctctgcttttgaatatgctatctaggttggtcataacttttcttccaaggagtaagcatctttgaatttcatggctgcaatcaccatctgcagtgattttggagccccaaaaaataaagtctgacactgtttccactctttccccatctatttcccatgaagtgatgggactagatgccatgatcttagttttctgaatgttgagctttaagccaactttttcactctcctctttgactttcatcaagaggctctttagttcctcttcactttctgccataagggtagtgtcatctgcatatctgaggttattgatatttctcccggcaatcttgattccagcttgtgtttcttccagtccagcgtttctcatgatgtatgtactctgcacgtaagttaaataagcagggtgacaatatacagccttgatgtactccttttcctatttggaaccagtctattgttccatgtccagttctaactcttgcttcctgacctgcatgtaggtttctcaagaggcaggtcgggtggtctggtattcccatctctttcagaatttcccacagtttcttgtgatgcacacagtcaaaggctttggcatagtcagaaaagcagaaatagatgtttttctggaactctcttgctttttctatgatccagcggatgttgacaatttgatctctggttcctctgccttttctaaaaccagcttgaacatctggaagttcacggttcacgtattgctgaagcctggcttggagaattttgaacattactttactagcatgtgagatgagtgcaattgtgtggtagtttgagcattctttggcattgcctttctttgggattggaatgaaaactgaccttttccagtcctatggccactgctgagctttccaaatttgctggcatattgagtgcagcactttcacagcatcatctttcaggatttgaaatagctcaactggaattccatcacctccactagctttgtttgtagtgatgctttctaaggcccacttgacttcacattccaggatgtctggctctaggtgagtgatcacaccatcatgattatctgggtcatgaagatcttttatgtacagttcttttgtgtattcttgccacctcttcttaatatcttctgcttctgttaggtccatacaatttctgtcctttatcgagcccatctttgcatgaaatgtccccttggtatctctaattttcttgaagagatctctagtctttcccattctgttgttttcctctatttctttgcattgatcgctgaagaaggctttcttatctcttgttgctgttctttggaactctgcattcagatgtttatatccttttctcctttgcttttcacttctcttcttttcacagctatttgtaaggcctccccagacagccattttgcttttttgcatttcttttccatggggatggtcttgatccctgtctgctgtacaatgtcacgaacctctgtttGGTATAGATGAAGCAAATACAGAATCCTGCTACACATAGTGATGtggaaatttgtttttttgtggtgTGGAAATTTGGTTGTTTTTGCTCAAGAGTATATTGTGACCATCCTTCAAAGTTAGTACCTACAAAAGTGGTAAATGTAagccttatttattttaatagcagCATTAAATTCAGTAGAATCCAACGTAATTTATTTGCATCATATCTGATTTAGTTATATTATTACTAGTTTTATTTAGAATGTAATAATTATGACTATGCAATAATCATAATTTTTTAGCTGTTCTCTTGAGGAATATGGATATGGCCTTTAAATGTTTCAGTATTACAAATAgtgttatacatatatccttatTTGGGGATGTAGCCCAGTGCATACTTCTTTTTAATAATACCCAAGTGTTATTGTAAGTTTATATTTATCCCCTCCTTGAATGGGGTAGGGGATGCAGTTCAAGGCCCATCGGTATAGTGCAGTGCCTTCTCCTGGCATTTGTCATCCGGttcctcctgctttgttctttatcaaaacaaaacaaaatccctgGCTATGTGATGTTTTTCTTAGTGCATGAACTCCTTTGACTTCATCTATCTGAGTAGTTGGACTGGTAGAAATGTTCAATTTGAGGATGAGGATTGTAGAATGATTAGATATGAAATCATAATGTAGTTGTTTGAAGTTTTGGGGGTACATTGAAGCTATGTTGAAAATTTATCATTTATAGTTCTTCTTTCTAGGTTTTTCGGCCTTCACCTGAAGATCATGAAAAATATGGTGGGGATCCACAGCAACCTCATAAACTGCATATTGTTACCAgaataaaaagtacaaaaagaCGTCCATATTGGGAGAAAGATATAATAAAGATGCTTGGGTTACAAAAAGTATGTACCTGTTTTAGTCATCTTTAGTGTTGTTTAAATTTGCTGTAAATTTTCCACCTTTAAAACTTTTAACCTACttattcaatatttcttttgtttaaacgTATTATTTCATGTAATGTATTAGAAAGTTTGATTTAGATAGAAGGAGACTTCACCTTAACCTCTTCCTGACACATGGGACCATCTGCACTGTTGAAATTGATCCCTAATGTTGTTTCCTTTGTTTGTAGGCACACACTCCTCAAGTTCACAAGAATATCCCTTCAGTGAATGCAAAGCTGAAAATAGTTAAACATTTGATAAGGTTTGTTATCTGTTATTctagcagtttcttaaaatgtgttACCTGGTATGACACTAACAGCATCCTCTCATGTCACAGAATCAAGCCCCTGAAGCTGCCCCAGGGTCTCCCAACAGAGGAGGACATGTCCAACACGTGCCTGAAGAGCACTGGCGAGCTGGTCACGCGGTGGCTTCTGAACCCAGCGGACCAGGAAGCGAAGAAGTGCTGACGGCCCAGCAGCTTCAGAGTAAAAAGTGGAAGTCATTTCTATTTAAAGATGGTGAGAAAGTTctcattaaaatattgaaaaaattctAATCCTTTTCACTGGCTAAACATGGTGTGATTCTTCCTTGGTGTAGACTTGGAGGTTTTAGTGCTATTAATTGGTTTAattcactccccaccccaccctcggTAGTttatctccccttcctccccaaccACCCCCCAGTAGTGAACTGGAAAATGGGTAAGAATAGCAATGTTTAAACACGTGGGTTCAGGTGACACCTTAGCAATCatcattaacttttttaaaaactggttttctCATTTGGATTCAGCACACTCTATGAGTGgccctttaaaaacattttttttaaatttttaattgaaggatagttgctttacagtattgtgttggtttctgccaaacatcaacatgaattaaccgtaggtatatatatgtcctcttgaacctccctccccatcccatccttctaggttgttacagagcctaTAAGTAGCCCTTTGAGTAAAGAGTGTGTTATGTGTTGGGGAAATCCAGAGCTGACCAGATGTGGTTCCTGCCCTAAAGGAGCTTAGTCTGCTCTGTTGGAGAACAGAGATTCAGCCAGAGGCATTAGACACCGGGTATAGCTTGACAGATTGCTGTGTGCTGTCATCTCTATAAGTTCATATGTGGACTTGGCTTCATTCTATTCTTTAACACCCAGTAGTATCTATTTTCTAGTTATAAATCTCATTTGGCCTAAACTTTATTG is part of the Bos indicus isolate NIAB-ARS_2022 breed Sahiwal x Tharparkar chromosome 11, NIAB-ARS_B.indTharparkar_mat_pri_1.0, whole genome shotgun sequence genome and harbors:
- the MRPL30 gene encoding large ribosomal subunit protein uL30m; amino-acid sequence: MAGILRSIVQRPPGRLQTATKGVEPLVCTDWIRHKFTRSRIPDEVFRPSPEDHEKYGGDPQQPHKLHIVTRIKSTKRRPYWEKDIIKMLGLQKAHTPQVHKNIPSVNAKLKIVKHLIRIKPLKLPQGLPTEEDMSNTCLKSTGELVTRWLLNPADQEAKKC